The genomic interval TACGGGACGACCGCCTCGTAGAACCAAAGTTGGAGAACACCCGGAGGCGATGGCCCTGATCACCCTGGATCTGCACCCCTACTTCCGCAGCGATCGCGACATCGACACGGCCCTGCGGCAGACCCTCTTCAAGGCCGCCGCGACCGGGGTCGACACCATTCAGATCATCCCGGGCAAGGGCACGGGCCAGCTGAAGAAGCGGGTGCTGGCCGTGCTGGCGCAGAAGCACATCAAGAGGCTCTACGCCCGCGTGGAACAGGACCCGACCAACGCGGGCCGGATCCTGGTCCACCTTCGCTAACTAGCCCTCGACTATTGGCTGTTGGCTGTTGGCTGTTGACTGTTGGCTATTGGCTGTTGGCTGTTGGCTATTTGTTACTGGCCGAAGCCGTACGAGAACAAGTGGTCCGTGCCCGTCGAACCCGTTACCGGCAGCGTGATCGACGCGACCTGCTTGGACGGGTCCAACGAGACCTTCGCGGCGAAGACGTAGGACTTCACGCTGTCCCGGCCCCCGCTCCCGGTGTTCCGGTAGGCCGTCGTGGCGGCGGTCGTGTCGCCCGGAAGCGGCTTGCTGGAACCGCCGTTGAGGGTCCAGTCCGGGAAGGCGACCGTCCCCTGGGAGGTGGTGCCGTCGGTGTAGGTGACGGTCACCGTGCCCGAGACGCCGCTGCCGTCGGTCGGCGCGTTGGTCGCCGTGCCGAGCAGTCCCAGCGACGCACCCGAGGTGCCGGTCGGCATCGAGATGGTCTGGCCGGCCATCTCCAGGTTGTCCAGCTGACCCGAAGTCACCGTCGGCCAGGTGTAGTTGACGCCGTCGACCGTGAGCGGCGAGCCGCTCGTGACGCCGGCGGCCGCCAGCGCGTTCTGCGAGAAGGCCCAACCCCCGCCGTCGAAGCCGCCCGAGAAGGTGGCGCCGTCGGGATAGATGCCCTCGTTGGTGTTGTACGGCCACAGCGCGCCGGCCTTGGCCACGGCCACCCGGAGGGTCGCCCCGGCCGGCGTCGCACCGGAGGTGTGGTCGGTCAGCGCGAACGTGACCGGGAACAGGCCTTCGTCCGCGCCTGCCGTCACCTTGACCTTCGCCTCGGCGCTGCCCGCCGCGGGCACCGTCAGCGTTCCGGACGCCGGGGCCGGCGTGACGCCGGAGGGAGCCGTCGCCTTCCAGTCGACCGTGACGGCCGTGCTGCCGAGGTTGGTCAGGTCGAGCGTGCCGTCACCGGCCGAACCCGGCTGGAGCACAAGGCCGTTGGAGGGACCGGTCGCGGCCAGCACCCGGCCGCCGCCCGTGGTGTCCGACGGCGGCGCCGCCGAAGGGCCGGACGCCCAGGCCGTGTTGGGCTGTGTGCCGAGCGTGAAGTCGAGCGTGCCCGCGCCCTGGAACTTCTGGTAGGTCAGCCAAGAGGTGTTCCACGCCTTGCCGTTGACGCCGAGCGACTGCACGTACGGCGCGTCGGGCGCGGCCTGCGGGGCGTTGATCCGCACCGTCTTTCCGCTGCCGAAGGTCACCTTGGCCGCCGGGAACGCCGGGCTGCCGAGCGCCAGGGTGTCCGTGCCCGGGGTCTCCGGGTACATGCCGAGCTCGGACCAGACGTACCAGGAACTCATCGCGCCGAGGTCGTCGTTGCCGAACGAGCCGACCGGGGCGTTGAAGTACAGCTTCTGCTGCGCCTCACGGACGGCAGCCTGTGTCTTCCAGGGCTGGCCGGTGTAGTCGTACTCCCAGGGGATCTCGACGCTGGGCTCGTTGCTGAGGTCGGCGTCGGTGTTGCCGGGGGCGGTGATGTCGTCGAGCAGGCTGTCCAGGTA from Streptomyces sp. NBC_01288 carries:
- a CDS encoding Smr/MutS family protein, whose translation is MALITLDLHPYFRSDRDIDTALRQTLFKAAATGVDTIQIIPGKGTGQLKKRVLAVLAQKHIKRLYARVEQDPTNAGRILVHLR